One Brachyspira suanatina DNA segment encodes these proteins:
- a CDS encoding SRPBCC family protein, with protein sequence MLVYLVPIFIILPLFLMAIMIFLPTFIGKRIPPAFSKEKTQVFNINRNELYNLIIDYENYPAWLKYISIVRTEKLDNDKLKIMQTYSNRRTYQELIEVRRIENSEISIVKTENEYTALWTYILEDTENGRTRLTIKETMYVYHPYLRFMLKYVLIDENGKSDFFRRVRAFINKHKQ encoded by the coding sequence TATAATACTTCCATTATTTTTAATGGCTATTATGATATTTCTACCAACGTTCATAGGAAAGAGAATACCTCCTGCTTTCTCAAAAGAAAAAACTCAAGTATTTAATATTAATAGAAATGAATTATACAATCTCATCATAGATTATGAAAACTACCCTGCTTGGTTAAAATACATATCAATAGTTCGTACAGAAAAATTAGATAATGATAAATTAAAAATAATGCAAACATATTCAAATAGAAGGACATATCAGGAATTAATAGAAGTAAGAAGAATAGAAAACAGTGAAATATCAATAGTAAAAACAGAAAATGAATACACAGCTCTTTGGACATATATATTAGAAGATACAGAAAATGGAAGAACTAGACTTACAATAAAAGAAACTATGTATGTATATCATCCTTATTTGAGATTCATGCTTAAATATGTACTTATAGATGAAAACGGTAAAAGCGACTTTTTCAGAAGAGTAAGAGCTTTTATAAACAAACATAAACAATAA
- a CDS encoding winged helix-turn-helix transcriptional regulator — MKKDNNKLKEKYMEDTGFAYTMSLISGKYKMIILYILSELNVVRYNELKRIISNISHKTLSLTLKELEKDDLITRKEYPQIPPKVEYSLSKRGKSLIPILDAICVWGKKNRK, encoded by the coding sequence ATGAAAAAAGATAATAACAAACTTAAAGAAAAATATATGGAAGATACAGGTTTTGCCTATACTATGTCATTAATATCAGGTAAATATAAAATGATAATATTATATATATTGTCAGAATTAAATGTTGTGAGATATAATGAATTAAAAAGAATAATATCTAATATCTCTCATAAAACATTGAGTTTAACTTTGAAAGAATTAGAAAAAGATGATTTAATTACTAGAAAAGAATACCCTCAAATACCACCCAAAGTAGAATATAGCTTATCTAAAAGAGGTAAATCTTTAATACCAATATTAGATGCTATATGTGTATGGGGTAAAAAGAATAGAAAATAG
- a CDS encoding flavodoxin family protein gives MKKILVLNGSPRLNGNTSVLIEEFTKGAKLNGNDIIKFNLDRMNIHCCKGCLKGGKNPDSPCSQKDDMDKIYPHYKEADILVLASPMYYWAFSAQLKIFIDRIFAVTEIDPNYKTPYKECIMLMAAEGNDDNNSKPVIEYYQSLLNYLGWKDLGYLIAGGVFNIGDIKGKEEFLNKAFEIGKAII, from the coding sequence ATGAAAAAAATATTAGTTTTAAATGGAAGCCCAAGATTAAATGGCAACACTTCTGTTTTGATAGAAGAATTTACTAAAGGGGCAAAACTTAACGGAAATGATATAATAAAATTCAATTTAGACAGAATGAATATACATTGCTGTAAAGGCTGTTTAAAAGGAGGTAAAAATCCTGATAGTCCATGCTCTCAAAAAGACGATATGGATAAAATATATCCGCATTATAAAGAAGCAGACATACTGGTATTGGCATCTCCTATGTATTATTGGGCCTTCTCTGCTCAATTAAAAATCTTTATAGACAGAATATTTGCTGTTACTGAAATAGATCCTAATTATAAAACACCATATAAAGAATGCATTATGCTTATGGCAGCAGAAGGAAATGATGATAATAATTCTAAGCCTGTTATAGAATATTATCAATCTTTATTGAATTATTTAGGCTGGAAAGATTTAGGATATTTAATTGCAGGGGGAGTATTTAATATAGGAGATATTAAAGGAAAAGAAGAATTTTTAAATAAAGCATTTGAAATAGGAAAAGCTATAATTTAA
- a CDS encoding DUF2156 domain-containing protein — MINFEPISLEKQELYHKYFSMTPEQSADYTFMNLLGLKDIYMLEWAFTEKLVWIRQKSPYTIYWAPVGDWFNTNFCTDFSPCEISGETIIRIPKELALFWEKTTKIKVKETRDEWEYIYDLNELTTLPGKKFHNKKNLYNQFLKNEFKYVPIDNKTVIKDILDFEAKWEEEEKKNNAALNENNAEECETFDSSKLLTHEVRAEADTIMIKTLLGNWDIINNISGGAIYIDNKIVAYTIADLSMRDTIVVHSERGDRNYKGTYQAINRMFLENLKNYINDYERFKFVNREQDVGDLGLRKAKMSYNPVGYIEKYKGFCTEF; from the coding sequence ATGATTAATTTTGAACCTATTTCATTAGAAAAACAGGAACTTTATCATAAATATTTTTCTATGACTCCAGAGCAATCTGCTGATTATACATTTATGAATTTGTTAGGATTAAAGGATATATATATGCTTGAATGGGCATTTACAGAAAAGCTAGTTTGGATAAGACAGAAATCTCCTTATACTATATATTGGGCTCCTGTAGGCGATTGGTTTAATACTAACTTCTGCACTGATTTTAGCCCTTGTGAAATTTCAGGTGAAACTATAATAAGAATACCTAAGGAACTAGCTTTATTTTGGGAGAAAACTACTAAAATAAAAGTTAAAGAAACTAGAGATGAATGGGAATATATATATGATCTCAATGAACTAACTACACTACCGGGGAAAAAATTCCATAACAAAAAGAATTTATATAATCAATTTCTTAAAAATGAATTTAAATATGTTCCAATAGATAATAAAACTGTAATAAAGGATATACTTGATTTCGAAGCTAAATGGGAAGAAGAAGAGAAAAAAAACAATGCTGCTTTAAATGAAAATAATGCTGAAGAATGCGAAACTTTTGACAGCAGTAAATTATTAACTCATGAAGTAAGAGCGGAAGCAGACACTATAATGATAAAAACTTTACTTGGTAATTGGGATATAATAAATAATATATCAGGAGGAGCTATTTATATAGATAATAAAATAGTAGCATATACTATAGCTGATTTAAGTATGAGAGATACTATTGTAGTTCATTCAGAAAGAGGTGATAGAAATTACAAAGGCACATATCAGGCAATAAACAGAATGTTCTTAGAAAATTTAAAAAATTATATAAATGATTATGAAAGATTTAAATTTGTTAATAGAGAGCAGGATGTTGGAGATTTAGGACTTAGAAAAGCAAAAATGTCATATAATCCTGTAGGATATATAGAAAAATATAAAGGTTTCTGTACAGAATTCTAA
- a CDS encoding sodium ion-translocating decarboxylase subunit beta: MRKIFLVFALIFMTASVVLPQESDQEPLNIKDSLISLVRNTAFGGLFPRSEKEIAEAQAKAEKSKEEKYQTKLNDIKVKSAPLWQNAIMICVGLLLVYLAIAKGFEPLLLIPIGMGGILANIPIANIAALPVVEIMNGIPVTISSGGFLGQIYTFGIESGLFPLFIFIGVGAMTDFGPLIANPKTALLGAAAQIGIFGTLLGAMIISTYIPVISFTLKDAASIGIIGGADGPTAIFTASRLSPGLLGAIAVAAYSYMALVPIIQPPIMKWLTTENERKIEMKQLRPVSKREKIIFPLTVIILVALLLPDAAPLIGALMFGNLIKESGVTDRLSKTAQNELINIVTIMLGLSVGSKLAADKFLRFETLGILVLGLVAFSMGTAGGVLLAKLMNIFSKDKINPLIGAAGVSAVPMAARVANKVGQESNPHNFLLMHAMGPNVSGVIGSAVAAGVLLAILG; this comes from the coding sequence ATGAGAAAAATATTTTTAGTATTTGCACTTATCTTTATGACAGCATCTGTGGTGTTGCCTCAAGAAAGTGATCAGGAACCTCTTAATATAAAAGATTCGCTTATTTCTTTGGTGAGAAATACTGCTTTCGGAGGTTTATTTCCTAGAAGCGAAAAAGAAATAGCAGAAGCTCAAGCTAAAGCTGAAAAGAGTAAAGAAGAAAAATATCAAACTAAATTAAATGATATTAAAGTAAAATCTGCTCCATTATGGCAGAATGCTATAATGATTTGTGTTGGTTTACTTTTAGTTTATCTTGCTATAGCTAAAGGTTTTGAACCACTTCTTCTTATTCCTATAGGTATGGGCGGAATTTTAGCTAATATTCCTATAGCAAATATTGCTGCTTTGCCTGTAGTAGAAATTATGAATGGTATACCTGTTACTATAAGCAGCGGAGGTTTTTTAGGTCAAATATATACTTTTGGTATTGAATCAGGATTATTCCCACTATTCATATTCATTGGTGTTGGTGCTATGACAGACTTTGGTCCGCTTATTGCTAACCCTAAAACTGCTTTATTAGGTGCTGCTGCTCAGATAGGTATATTTGGTACTTTACTTGGTGCTATGATAATATCTACATATATACCAGTTATTTCTTTCACATTAAAAGATGCTGCTTCAATAGGTATTATCGGAGGTGCTGATGGTCCTACTGCTATATTTACAGCTTCAAGACTTTCACCTGGTTTATTAGGTGCTATTGCGGTTGCTGCTTATTCATATATGGCTTTAGTACCTATAATACAGCCTCCTATTATGAAATGGCTTACTACAGAAAATGAAAGAAAAATAGAGATGAAACAGCTTCGTCCTGTTAGTAAAAGAGAAAAAATTATTTTCCCTCTTACTGTTATAATACTTGTTGCTTTACTTTTACCAGATGCTGCTCCTTTAATTGGTGCTTTGATGTTTGGTAATTTAATCAAAGAATCTGGTGTTACAGACAGACTTTCTAAAACTGCTCAAAATGAATTAATTAACATAGTTACAATAATGTTAGGATTATCTGTTGGCAGTAAATTGGCTGCTGATAAATTCTTACGTTTTGAAACATTGGGTATATTAGTATTAGGTTTAGTAGCATTCTCTATGGGTACAGCAGGCGGAGTACTTCTTGCTAAATTAATGAATATATTTAGTAAAGATAAAATCAATCCTCTTATCGGAGCTGCTGGAGTATCAGCTGTTCCTATGGCTGCAAGAGTTGCTAATAAAGTTGGACAGGAATCTAATCCTCATAACTTCTTACTTATGCATGCTATGGGTCCGAATGTATCAGGAGTAATTGGTTCTGCTGTTGCTGCCGGAGTACTTTTAGCTATATTAGGTTAA
- a CDS encoding biotin/lipoyl-containing protein — MAKKEIKFMLTAFRDGFQSVYGARVLSKDFMPAVEAFVKAGVTYFESGGGATFQSAFFYNNENAFDVMDTFRKTVGPNVNLQTLARGVNVVGLESQPREMIKLHADLFKKHGVTTIRNFDALNDVNNLIFSGKCIKEAGLKHQVCVSMMALPPGCEGAHDAEFYGKVLTQIKDKVDFDSVCFKDASGTTTPQVVYDTIKEARRILGKDVHIQMHSHETAGIGAVQYRAALDAGADCIDLSAAPVSGGTCQTDLIVMWHALRGTEYTLNVDIDKIREAEEVFKECMKDYFLPPESRTVEPMIPFAPMPGGALTANTQMMRDINVMNRFPEVIKAMTEVVKKGGFGTSVTPVSQFYFQQAFNNVMQGEWKKIADGYGKMVLGYFGKTPSTPDPEIVKIASEQLGLQPTTELAMDIDDKNPKKGRKAAEQALKDAGITDLSDENVFIAAACKEKGIQFLKGEAKLGIRKNAGGTSDVKATSNEVTITVGGSSYGIKIENGKAIVDGVSYDYSIKDGIVAGAAQSAAPASSGSATPVTAGLPGTVLKIVAPVGTQVQDGTTILIVEAMKMEVEIKSSASGVVKEVKVKPGDAVVAGQELAIVG; from the coding sequence ATGGCTAAAAAAGAAATAAAATTTATGCTAACAGCATTCAGAGATGGTTTCCAATCTGTTTATGGTGCTAGAGTATTATCTAAAGATTTTATGCCTGCTGTAGAGGCTTTTGTTAAAGCCGGAGTTACATATTTTGAGTCAGGCGGCGGTGCAACATTCCAAAGTGCATTTTTCTATAATAATGAAAATGCTTTTGATGTTATGGATACTTTTAGAAAAACAGTAGGACCTAATGTAAACTTACAAACTTTAGCAAGAGGCGTTAATGTTGTAGGTTTGGAATCTCAGCCTAGAGAAATGATTAAACTTCATGCTGATTTATTCAAAAAACATGGTGTTACAACTATTAGAAACTTTGACGCTTTAAATGATGTTAATAACCTTATTTTTAGCGGTAAATGTATTAAAGAAGCAGGACTTAAACACCAGGTATGTGTTAGTATGATGGCACTTCCTCCTGGATGTGAAGGTGCACATGATGCTGAATTCTATGGAAAAGTATTAACTCAAATTAAAGATAAAGTAGATTTTGATTCTGTATGTTTTAAAGATGCTTCAGGTACTACAACTCCTCAGGTAGTTTATGATACTATTAAAGAGGCTAGAAGAATATTAGGTAAAGATGTACATATACAAATGCATAGCCATGAAACAGCAGGTATAGGTGCTGTTCAGTATAGAGCTGCTTTAGATGCTGGTGCTGATTGTATAGACCTTTCAGCTGCTCCTGTATCAGGTGGTACTTGTCAAACAGACTTAATAGTTATGTGGCATGCTTTAAGAGGCACTGAATATACTCTTAATGTAGATATAGATAAAATCAGAGAAGCTGAAGAAGTATTCAAAGAATGTATGAAAGATTACTTCTTACCACCTGAAAGTAGAACAGTAGAGCCAATGATTCCATTCGCTCCAATGCCTGGTGGTGCTTTAACAGCTAATACTCAAATGATGAGAGATATTAACGTAATGAATAGATTCCCTGAAGTTATTAAAGCTATGACAGAGGTAGTTAAAAAAGGCGGTTTTGGTACTTCAGTAACTCCTGTATCTCAGTTCTATTTCCAACAAGCATTCAATAATGTAATGCAAGGTGAATGGAAAAAAATTGCTGACGGTTATGGAAAAATGGTATTAGGTTATTTTGGTAAAACACCTTCTACTCCAGACCCAGAAATCGTAAAAATAGCTAGCGAACAGTTAGGTTTACAGCCTACTACTGAACTTGCCATGGATATAGATGATAAAAACCCTAAAAAAGGTAGAAAAGCTGCTGAACAGGCTTTAAAAGATGCTGGCATAACTGATCTTTCTGATGAGAATGTATTTATTGCTGCTGCTTGTAAAGAAAAAGGTATTCAATTCCTTAAAGGCGAAGCTAAACTTGGTATTAGAAAGAATGCAGGCGGTACTTCTGATGTTAAAGCTACAAGCAATGAAGTTACTATTACAGTTGGCGGATCAAGCTATGGTATAAAAATAGAAAATGGTAAAGCTATAGTTGATGGTGTAAGCTATGATTATAGTATTAAAGATGGTATAGTTGCTGGTGCTGCTCAATCTGCTGCTCCTGCTTCATCAGGTTCTGCTACTCCTGTTACTGCTGGTTTACCTGGTACAGTATTAAAAATAGTTGCTCCTGTTGGAACTCAAGTTCAAGACGGAACTACTATATTAATAGTAGAAGCTATGAAAATGGAAGTTGAAATTAAATCTTCTGCTAGCGGTGTAGTTAAAGAAGTAAAAGTAAAACCAGGTGATGCTGTTGTTGCAGGTCAGGAATTGGCTATAGTTGGCTAA
- a CDS encoding OadG family protein: MNSSIIEALQIMLIGMGVVVLFLIILVFVMKFVAGIVAQVDKLMPPPKEEISAAPPVISSSNDKMVAIAIALAHVHSSKSK; encoded by the coding sequence ATGAATAGTAGTATTATAGAAGCTTTGCAAATAATGCTCATAGGTATGGGTGTTGTTGTATTGTTTTTAATTATATTAGTTTTCGTTATGAAGTTTGTCGCTGGTATAGTAGCACAAGTAGATAAATTAATGCCTCCTCCTAAGGAAGAAATATCTGCTGCTCCTCCAGTTATATCATCAAGCAATGACAAAATGGTTGCTATTGCTATTGCTTTAGCACATGTTCATAGCAGTAAATCTAAATAA
- the murI gene encoding glutamate racemase yields MNTNSLSANMPIAVFDSGLGGLTVLKKLIEILPNENYVYIGDNANIPYGDKSKEEIINLTLKMTDFLVEQKCKMIIIACNTITACSYDILKQRYNIPIIEVISNAVIDALDKTKNNNISIMATEFTVNSNIYKNRIIKFNKQAKVTQIACKDLCPMIENGWYSYENRLEILKNYLESIDTNSDTLILGCTHYPHIINDIKNLLENDIRNSINNIIDPSYHTAISAKEYLKNNNLLSDNIIEDYKTTIFSTEKSEKINKLINILIPKDIYKNYNIKYVNL; encoded by the coding sequence ATGAATACTAATTCACTTTCAGCTAATATGCCAATAGCAGTTTTTGATTCAGGATTAGGAGGTTTAACTGTTTTAAAAAAATTAATTGAAATACTTCCTAATGAAAATTACGTATATATAGGTGATAACGCTAATATACCATACGGTGATAAATCTAAAGAAGAAATAATAAATCTAACATTAAAAATGACTGATTTTTTAGTTGAGCAAAAATGCAAAATGATTATTATCGCATGCAATACTATAACAGCTTGCTCTTATGATATTTTAAAACAAAGATATAATATACCTATAATTGAAGTTATATCAAATGCTGTAATAGATGCATTGGATAAAACAAAAAATAATAATATATCAATAATGGCTACAGAGTTTACAGTTAATTCTAATATATATAAAAACAGAATAATAAAATTTAATAAACAAGCAAAAGTTACTCAAATAGCATGCAAAGACTTATGCCCTATGATAGAAAATGGCTGGTATAGTTATGAAAACAGATTAGAAATATTAAAAAACTATTTAGAAAGCATAGATACAAATTCAGATACTTTAATATTAGGATGCACCCATTATCCTCATATAATTAATGATATAAAAAATTTATTAGAAAATGATATTAGAAATTCTATAAATAATATAATAGATCCTTCGTATCATACAGCAATATCAGCTAAAGAATATTTAAAAAATAATAATTTATTATCTGATAATATAATAGAAGATTATAAAACAACCATATTTTCTACAGAGAAATCAGAAAAAATTAATAAATTGATAAATATATTAATTCCAAAAGATATTTATAAAAACTATAACATAAAATATGTAAATTTATAA
- a CDS encoding YidC/Oxa1 family membrane protein insertase, giving the protein MFSDILYSLTIYPIEFILETIFYYFKVETQSSYTVSVILVSLIINILSLPLYNIAEKWQQKERDMQAKMKPTIDNIKAVYKGDQAYLLIRTCQRINGYKTIYAFRGVLGLLIQIPFFLAGYNFFTSLTGAETESFFLIKSLGDPDKIIHIGNYYINLLPFIMTAFSLASTFVYSKKLTFKESIPIFLMSLFFLVFLYNSPAILLLYWTINCAFSFFKNIVLVNIKKIKTIINNISNNKIFILASKIIYSLYTILILIMTILYFLRNTLINKSSIGYPFLKIFIIHVKTYMDLSLIWLLISIIALLIFLNKKNILNFIQIESKLRLKIFISSLITITTLSGLFIITSLIASSGQEFENPFNTIFAVFFKYVGIFIVYPIFIYFLFSEKIKNNITLIYIFIALISLVNTFIMVMDYGYISNNFKFELEYLLIPSLKQTIINIILILLVLFLTLIIIKKKLINLMFNIFIIITISLLAISLFDFVKINNEQKKLLEISSLNKTINKNDNIFNFSKTGTNIFIIILDRGNPEFGNIAFERFKDIKDEFDGFIWYPNTTALGGGTFGSIQALYGGYEYAPFELNGKYNLKDKHNEALLMMPQLFYNANYSSVTFDPCFANFSWIPDLTIFKNYTNIKAYNQNNNMMEKELNNLINDNYTNNFNTNNIIKNNENRAVRFSLFRILPVFLRNQLYAQNDWFIPNSGRNLAIVGKSIQEYALLQALTNLTKINENGNYFNIIHSDTTHEPFNYNSNFIPSSKIENVPDEDMKYFGSDFSARSYYSTVASLRELANFFKYLKENNVYDNTKIIIVSDHSGYFSPSIFDKNDMHIFKVFNSMLYFKDLNSKGNIISNNTFMTVADVPYLASKHLDNPTNPFTGKIITNDYKNINGIDVIVTADGDPNANFEKSFNYVASYNVKDNIFIKTNWTQIK; this is encoded by the coding sequence ATGTTTTCTGATATACTTTACAGTTTAACAATATACCCTATTGAATTTATATTAGAAACAATATTCTATTACTTTAAAGTAGAAACACAAAGCAGCTATACGGTTAGTGTCATTCTAGTTAGTTTGATTATTAATATATTATCACTTCCTCTATACAATATAGCTGAAAAATGGCAGCAGAAAGAAAGAGATATGCAGGCGAAAATGAAGCCTACTATAGATAATATTAAAGCTGTATATAAAGGAGATCAGGCTTATTTATTAATTAGAACTTGTCAAAGAATCAATGGATACAAAACGATATATGCATTCAGAGGAGTATTAGGATTATTAATACAAATACCTTTCTTTTTAGCAGGATATAATTTTTTTACAAGTCTTACAGGAGCTGAAACAGAGAGTTTTTTTCTAATTAAAAGTTTAGGGGATCCAGATAAAATAATTCATATTGGAAATTATTATATCAATTTACTCCCATTTATAATGACTGCTTTTTCATTGGCATCAACATTTGTATACTCAAAAAAATTAACATTTAAAGAATCAATACCTATATTTTTAATGAGTTTATTCTTTTTAGTATTTTTATATAATTCTCCTGCTATACTTTTATTATATTGGACTATAAACTGTGCATTTTCATTTTTTAAAAATATAGTTTTAGTAAATATAAAAAAAATAAAAACTATTATAAATAATATATCAAATAATAAAATATTTATTTTAGCTTCTAAGATAATATATTCTCTATATACTATTTTAATACTAATAATGACTATTCTATATTTTTTAAGAAATACATTGATAAATAAATCATCTATTGGATACCCATTTTTAAAAATATTTATAATACATGTTAAAACTTACATGGATTTATCATTAATATGGTTATTAATTTCAATTATAGCATTATTAATATTTTTAAATAAAAAAAATATATTAAATTTTATACAAATAGAAAGCAAATTGAGATTAAAAATATTCATATCATCATTGATAACTATAACAACATTATCTGGTTTATTTATTATAACTTCATTGATAGCATCTTCCGGACAAGAATTTGAAAATCCATTTAATACAATATTTGCTGTATTTTTTAAATATGTTGGTATATTTATAGTCTATCCAATATTTATATATTTTCTATTCTCTGAAAAAATTAAAAATAATATAACTCTTATTTATATATTTATAGCATTAATATCATTAGTTAACACTTTTATAATGGTAATGGACTATGGTTATATATCTAATAATTTTAAATTTGAATTAGAATATTTACTTATACCAAGTTTAAAACAAACAATTATAAATATCATTTTGATATTATTAGTATTATTTTTAACGTTAATAATAATAAAAAAGAAATTAATAAATTTAATGTTTAATATATTTATAATTATAACAATAAGTTTATTGGCTATATCATTATTTGATTTTGTAAAAATAAATAATGAACAAAAAAAATTATTAGAAATATCTTCTTTAAACAAGACAATAAATAAAAATGACAATATATTTAATTTTTCTAAAACAGGGACTAACATATTCATTATAATATTAGATAGAGGAAATCCTGAATTTGGAAACATAGCGTTTGAAAGATTTAAAGATATAAAAGATGAATTTGATGGTTTTATATGGTATCCTAATACTACCGCTTTAGGAGGCGGTACATTTGGAAGCATACAGGCATTATATGGGGGATACGAATATGCTCCATTTGAATTAAATGGAAAATATAATCTTAAAGATAAACATAATGAAGCACTTCTTATGATGCCCCAATTATTCTATAATGCAAATTATAGTTCTGTAACATTTGATCCATGTTTTGCAAATTTTTCATGGATTCCCGATTTAACTATATTTAAGAATTATACAAATATAAAAGCATATAATCAAAATAATAATATGATGGAAAAAGAATTGAATAATTTGATTAATGATAATTATACTAATAATTTTAATACAAATAATATAATAAAAAATAATGAAAACAGAGCTGTAAGATTCTCATTATTTAGAATACTTCCCGTTTTCTTGAGGAATCAATTATATGCGCAAAATGATTGGTTTATACCTAATTCTGGAAGAAATTTAGCCATTGTTGGTAAAAGTATACAAGAATATGCTCTATTACAAGCCTTAACAAATTTAACGAAAATAAATGAAAATGGTAATTATTTCAATATTATACATAGCGATACAACACATGAACCATTCAATTATAATAGCAATTTTATACCTTCATCAAAGATTGAAAATGTTCCAGATGAAGATATGAAATATTTTGGAAGTGATTTTTCTGCAAGAAGTTATTATTCCACAGTTGCTTCTTTAAGAGAACTTGCAAATTTTTTCAAATATCTAAAAGAAAATAATGTATATGATAATACAAAAATTATAATAGTTTCCGATCATTCTGGATATTTTTCTCCATCTATATTTGATAAAAATGATATGCATATATTTAAAGTATTCAATTCTATGCTTTATTTTAAAGATTTAAACTCAAAAGGAAATATTATATCTAATAATACATTTATGACTGTGGCAGATGTACCATATTTAGCTTCTAAGCATTTAGATAATCCTACAAATCCATTTACAGGAAAAATCATAACTAATGATTATAAAAATATTAATGGAATTGATGTTATTGTAACAGCAGATGGAGATCCTAATGCTAATTTTGAAAAAAGCTTTAATTATGTTGCTAGTTATAATGTAAAAGATAATATTTTTATAAAAACTAATTGGACACAAATAAAATGA
- a CDS encoding VWA domain-containing protein has product MKQFDNDSYKDEIKKTEVMAKGVFNSAFNNLYNDERLTEELEIKITKWKKDLNVFINDNNPYQDNKTELDIALKKLKNTSKEDIFNDLNSLNALSIDTNFWREKLSNSDDLNILKKNIISVWKKTYNKKNNDWLVSTVKERRDKFIADIESWINLLKKLKYMSNILRIKTGVLWDFRVGELEEEDISLLKRWVDFINEYKDIEVICDSIGRRIDIEKSLKNVEFKNTYSNTNKKISSKEEIVGIYFAKDIENVIPEELSLLCNEESEKLFKLKYIENRLMCFDKSAYVFNDDMEHLVRAGYREGRGDMIICIDTSGSMKGINEYIAKATMFKMVMQALSENRNAYLINFSTEIYTCKFTKENSIEDLIKFLKLSYHGGSDIYKALYEANRMMNTSSFRNADVLVLSDFIMEDMPNNLVTMCSKQKNNGNKYFAVSIGKFPFGYSYRKVFNKHWIFDIDTGLKSIY; this is encoded by the coding sequence ATGAAACAATTTGATAATGATTCTTATAAAGATGAAATAAAAAAAACAGAAGTAATGGCTAAAGGAGTCTTTAATAGTGCTTTTAATAATCTTTATAATGATGAAAGATTAACTGAAGAATTAGAAATAAAAATTACTAAATGGAAAAAAGATTTAAATGTCTTTATAAATGATAATAATCCGTATCAAGATAATAAAACAGAATTGGATATAGCATTAAAAAAATTAAAAAATACTAGTAAAGAAGATATATTTAATGATTTAAATAGTTTGAATGCTTTGTCTATTGATACAAATTTCTGGAGAGAAAAATTATCAAATTCAGATGATTTAAATATCTTAAAAAAGAATATCATTTCAGTATGGAAAAAAACTTATAATAAAAAAAATAATGATTGGCTTGTTTCTACAGTAAAAGAAAGAAGGGATAAATTTATTGCTGACATAGAATCTTGGATTAATTTGCTTAAAAAATTAAAGTATATGTCAAATATATTGAGAATAAAGACAGGCGTATTATGGGATTTTAGAGTAGGGGAACTTGAAGAAGAAGATATATCTTTACTTAAAAGATGGGTTGATTTTATAAATGAATATAAAGATATAGAAGTCATTTGCGATAGTATAGGCAGAAGAATCGATATAGAAAAATCATTGAAGAATGTTGAGTTTAAAAATACTTACAGTAATACCAATAAAAAGATAAGTTCCAAAGAAGAGATAGTTGGAATATACTTTGCTAAAGATATAGAAAATGTTATACCTGAAGAACTTTCTTTATTATGCAATGAAGAAAGTGAAAAATTATTCAAATTAAAATATATAGAAAATAGGCTTATGTGCTTTGATAAAAGTGCTTATGTGTTTAATGATGATATGGAGCATTTAGTAAGAGCAGGCTACAGAGAAGGCAGAGGCGATATGATTATATGCATAGACACAAGCGGTTCTATGAAAGGGATTAATGAATATATTGCCAAAGCTACTATGTTTAAAATGGTTATGCAGGCTCTGTCAGAAAATAGAAATGCTTATCTTATTAATTTCAGCACCGAGATATATACATGCAAATTTACTAAAGAAAATAGCATTGAAGATTTAATAAAATTTTTGAAGCTAAGCTATCATGGAGGTTCTGATATATACAAGGCTCTTTATGAGGCAAACAGAATGATGAATACATCTAGTTTTAGAAATGCTGATGTGTTAGTGTTATCCGATTTTATAATGGAGGATATGCCTAATAATTTAGTAACTATGTGCAGCAAACAAAAAAATAACGGCAATAAATATTTTGCTGTATCTATAGGAAAATTTCCATTCGGTTATTCATATAGAAAAGTATTTAATAAACATTGGATATTCGATATAGACACAGGATTAAAATCTATATATTAA